A single window of Culicoides brevitarsis isolate CSIRO-B50_1 chromosome 3, AGI_CSIRO_Cbre_v1, whole genome shotgun sequence DNA harbors:
- the LOC134835329 gene encoding T-cell leukemia homeobox protein 3 produces MSEINKNDDQEIIVDETDSSSNASSNSQFDTEHARNSYDDDSENIISNLSSERNKLKNGESLSFSISRLLSKAYGTENDTLERSSPVNEKISDKQFSTEQKTYFENSLCTYPLYSPSHTALRIPTQRTVAPIAWSLPNLHSAALAHQVVKERLAAFPITRRIGHPYQNRTPPKRKKPRTSFTRVQVAELEKRFHKQKYLASAERAALARGLKMTDAQVKTWFQNRRTKWRRQTAEEREAERQAASRLMLSLQAEALGKGFGQTGVNPTNIASGQPLAALHGLQPWADAHSNC; encoded by the exons ATgtctgaaattaataaaaatgacgaTCAAGAGATAATTGTAGATGAAACAGATTCTTCATCAAACGCATCTTCTAACAGCCAGTTCGATACAGAGCATGCTAGAAACAGTTATGACGATGATTCAGAAAATATCATTAG caaCTTATCTTCAGAaagaaataaacttaaaaatggtGAAAGCTTATCGTTTAGTATCTCTCGCCTTCTCTCTAAGGCTTACGGAACCGAAAATGATACTTTAGAAAGAAGTAGTCctgttaacgaaaaaattagtGACAAGCAATTTAGTACAgaacaaaaaacttattttgaaaattctcttTGTACATATCCATTATATTCGCCTAGTCATACTGCTCTAAGAATACCAACACAACGAACTGTTGCCCCAATTGCATGGAGTCTACCAAATTTGCATTCAGCGGCGTTAGCACACCAAGTTGTCAAAGAAAGACTCGCAG CATTTCCCATTACTAGAAGAATCGGGCATCCATATCAAAATCGTACACCACCAAAACGAAAAAAGCCAAGGACGTCCTTCACTAGAGTACAAGTAGCTGAACTAGAAAAAAGATTTCATAAACAGAAATATTTAGCTTCAGCTGAAAGAGCAGCATTAGCAAGGGGATTAAAAATGACTGATGCACAAGTTAAAACATGGTTTCAAAATAGAAGAACCAAATGGAG GAGACAGACTGCTGAAGAACGAGAAGCAGAACGGCAAGCAGCAAGTAGATTAATGCTATCATTACAAGCCGAAGCATTGGGAAAAGGCTTTGGACAGACAGGAGTGAACCCAACGAATATTGCTTCTGGTCAGCCTTTGGCAGCATTACATGGTTTACAGCCTTGGGCAGACGCCCATAGTAACTGCTGA